One genomic segment of Cryptomeria japonica unplaced genomic scaffold, Sugi_1.0 HiC_scaffold_182, whole genome shotgun sequence includes these proteins:
- the LOC131867732 gene encoding putative germin-like protein 2-1, which produces MANRMIYFTLGLFLLICCYSDRVMAGDSDPLQDFCVADEESKVLVNGFVCKDPMQVSADDFFFRGLGQAGNTDNDVGSNVTMANVKQIPGLNTLGISLVRIDYAVGGINPPHTHPRATEVLVLLEGQLLVGFIDTNNKFFSKTLEKGDVFVFPKALVHFQQNVGHENAVAISALSSQLPGVQTIANSLFAADPPLPDSVLAKAFRITQEVVDYIQKKFA; this is translated from the exons ATGGCTAACCGAATGATTTACTTCACACTGGGACTTTTTCTGTTGATATGTTGTTACAGCGACAGGGTCATGGCAGGGGATTCCGATCCCTTGCAAGATTTCTGCGTTGCAGATGAGGAAAGCAAAG TTTTGGTGAACGGGTTCGTTTGCAAAGACCCAATGCAAGTTTCAGCAGACGACTTCTTCTTCCGGGGACTTGGGCAGGCAGGGAACACCGACAATGATGTGGGCTCCAACGTAACGATGGCGAACGTTAAACAGATACCAGGCCTCAATACGTTGGGAATATCGTTGGTCCGCATCGACTACGCAgtgggtggaataaatcctcctcacacacacccaagagccaccgaagttcttgttttactggaaggccagcttcttgtgggtttcattgacaccaacaacaagtttttcagcaaaacgttggagaagggagatgtgtttgtgtttccaaaggcacttgtgcatttccagcagaatgtggggCATGAAAATGCGGTGGCCATATCTGCATTGAGCAGCCAGCTTCCGGGAGTTCAGACAATCGCCAACTCTCTGTTTGCAGCGGATCCTCCTCTCCCAGATTCCGTATTGGCCAAGGCCTTCCGCATCACACAGGAAGTTGTGGATTACATTCAGAAGAAATTCGCATAA